CCAAGTTCGAGCTGGGCATGATCGATGGGCGGATCGCGCTGTGCGACGAGGTCCTGACCCCCGACTCGTCGAGGTTCTGGCCGGCGGACGAGTGGGAGCCCGGTACGACGCCACCGTCGTTCGACAAGCAGCCGCTGCGCGACTGGTTGGAGGAGACCGGCTGGGGTAAGACCCCGCCGCCTCCGGCCCTCCCTGACGAGGTCGTGGCGGCGACGAGGAATCGCTATATCCAGGCGTACGAGCGGCTTACCGGGCTCCGTTTTGCCGATTGGCCGGGGGTGAGCAGTTGAAGCGTTTCTCCGCCCTGGTGGAGGTGATGCTCCGTCCGGGCATCGCCGACCCGCAGGGGACCACGATCGAAAGGGCCCTGCCGGCTCTCGGCTTCGAGACGATCTCGGGCGTTCGGGCAGGCAAGTCCTTTCGGTTCGAGGTGGAGGCGACGGACGAGGAGGCAGCACGGCGGGAGGTCGACGAGCTGTGCCGCCGCTTCCTCACCAACCCGGTGATCGAGAATTCGAACGTCACCTTGGAGCCAGTACCGTGACCGTCCGTGTCGGGGTGGTGATGTTCCCCGGTTCGAACTGCGAGCATGACGTCGCCGAGGCGGTCGAATCGCTCGGCGGCGAAGCCTCGATCGTGTGGCACGGCGACCGGTCGGTTGGGCCGATCGACGCGATCGTGCTGCCCGGCGGGTTCGCACACGGCGACTACCTGCGCCCCGGCGCCATCGCCCGGTTCTCGCCGATCATGCAGGCGGTGGAGGCGTTCGCGGCCAACGGCGGGCCAGTGGTCGGCATCTGCAACGGGTTCCAGATCCTGACCGAGGCGCACCTGCTTCCGGGGGCTCTCCAGAAGAACCGCGGCCTCACCTTCCTCTGCGAAACCGTGGAGATCGAGGTGGTCACGGATCGTTCGGTGCTCACGTCCGGGGTCACGCCCGGAACGAAGTTGCGAATCCCGATCAACCACTTCGAAGGCAACTACACCTGCGACGAGGCAACACTGGCCCGGCTGCGGGAGGAGGATCGCATCGTGTTCCGCTATGTCGC
This is a stretch of genomic DNA from Acidimicrobiales bacterium. It encodes these proteins:
- the purS gene encoding phosphoribosylformylglycinamidine synthase subunit PurS, which codes for MAGGEQLKRFSALVEVMLRPGIADPQGTTIERALPALGFETISGVRAGKSFRFEVEATDEEAARREVDELCRRFLTNPVIENSNVTLEPVP
- the purQ gene encoding phosphoribosylformylglycinamidine synthase subunit PurQ, yielding MTVRVGVVMFPGSNCEHDVAEAVESLGGEASIVWHGDRSVGPIDAIVLPGGFAHGDYLRPGAIARFSPIMQAVEAFAANGGPVVGICNGFQILTEAHLLPGALQKNRGLTFLCETVEIEVVTDRSVLTSGVTPGTKLRIPINHFEGNYTCDEATLARLREEDRIVFRYVANPNGSVGDIAGICNAAGNVVGMMPHPERASDELLGSSDGRVLLRSLLASAGATAQTAGAAR